A DNA window from Chelativorans sp. AA-79 contains the following coding sequences:
- a CDS encoding translocation/assembly module TamB domain-containing protein → MRFLVALLLLLTALPALAQGPAQQTPEEEQSFFLSFIENRLSTPNRQIRISGIEGVLSSEATIREITVADREGVWLRITNATIDWSRSTLILRQRLEISRLAADSIEVLRRPLPDENALPSPEARSFSIPELPIAIDLGSLEVPSVSFAQEVFGLESVLSVEGRLRLEGGSLDTALDITRLDGPGGQLSLQAAYENATDQLDLEFALSEPQDGVVANLLNIEGRPPLSLTLSGSGPIDNLDLAMELAAAGEPALSGTARFRQRQEGIGFTVDVGGPIARLIPARFRGFFGEETSLQAAGVAKSGGGLLLDNLSLSSAALSLEASAETSSDGFLTALSLDADISEAAGGQVLLPVSGGETSVRSAQLTAQYGEAGGETWNASLDVENLQTGSFAAGNATLTMGGIAANLSMPDQRRITYEVDGAVTDITAERADVAQALGESLRFTANGGWEAGEPLAIDNAELVGNDLAATLSGTVRDYAFRGDIGLRAANIAPFSGLAQRELGGSVDLTANGEVRPISGAFDLTLDGTAQDLSLGIEALDPLLAGTTRLTGGVARTTEGFSADDFRIASDQMQFTAGGMFSSEAADFRFDTAIEDLSLVTDRAEGRLTANGRAFGSAGDLSLSLLAQVPNGSVLEKQLNDARVSFDGTLQDERLTGRVSGEAFIEGARADLQAEIAVADGERRVSDLEFSTQGVRLTGGIASDRDGLLTGDITLDASDISTAAALFLVEAQGAVNARLSLEPREDEQHASLNATASGLSTDQFSLESGEARAEVDDLFGVPAVEGTLQASGVSAAGIEVATLAARAQTQGEATSFSGEATLRNRTDIVTRGSLAPQEGGGYSLTLEEASLTQAGVSARLLQPATISVRGDTIDFEPVRLDVGGGQITAEGEIGQTLDVTAELQRVPLSIANTIRPDLALGGVLDGQARITGTRQTPQANFSLTGRDITATALREAGIASLAVEATGVTRGETLNVDARVTSPGGLSATVQGDIPLGQGQMDVTVDLGSFPLSLLNARVPGQDLGGTLTGSARVTGTPADSAVTFTAQATGLTASALASVGAGPLNVTASGNYAGRAVMLRSLEATGPSGLSVTASGQIPLAGSGLALDIRGSAPLSLANRLLAGRGAQLAGTAVADLRVTGSLANPAVSGSLSTSGATFIDPMSNLRLTNINVDAALSADTITIRSASAAFAEGGSVSLSGTVSTSPAAGFPADLAIRLNEARYADGEMVTATVSGNLRLTGPVTRDPLLSGTVEISRAEILVPDSLGGGAAAINVQHVAPPPAVERTLERARADDGTPMPSQRPSVMRLDVTVNAPARIFVRGRGLDAELGGSVTVTGPVTSVQPVGAFRLIRGRLSILGQRITFDEGTVSLVGDLDPFLDFIARSEGTDITVFITVRGRVSDLAINFSSQPELPEDEVLARLIFNRGVEELSPLQLAQLAAAAAELAGGDTSLLGSLRNATGLDELDIITNEEGNAAVRAGRYIQENVYLGVEAGAGGTTRGTINLDITDNLKVRGGVGSGGESDLGIFYERDY, encoded by the coding sequence ATGCGCTTTCTGGTCGCTCTCTTGCTGCTTCTCACCGCGCTGCCGGCACTTGCACAGGGCCCGGCGCAGCAGACGCCGGAAGAGGAACAATCGTTCTTCCTGTCCTTCATCGAGAACCGGCTCTCCACGCCCAACCGGCAGATCCGTATCAGCGGCATAGAAGGCGTGCTTTCATCCGAGGCGACGATCCGCGAGATCACGGTGGCCGACCGTGAGGGCGTGTGGCTGCGGATCACAAACGCCACGATCGACTGGAGCCGCTCGACTCTGATCCTGCGCCAGAGGCTGGAGATCTCCCGGCTGGCGGCGGATTCGATCGAGGTGCTCCGGCGGCCGCTGCCTGACGAAAACGCCCTGCCCTCGCCGGAAGCGCGCTCCTTCTCCATTCCCGAACTGCCGATTGCCATCGATCTCGGCAGTCTCGAGGTGCCGTCGGTTTCCTTCGCGCAGGAGGTGTTCGGTCTCGAGTCGGTTCTTTCCGTCGAGGGCCGGCTGCGGCTGGAAGGCGGCTCGCTCGACACCGCGCTCGACATCACCCGCCTGGACGGCCCCGGTGGTCAGTTGTCCCTCCAGGCCGCCTACGAGAACGCGACAGACCAACTCGATCTCGAATTCGCTCTTTCCGAGCCGCAAGACGGCGTCGTGGCCAACCTTCTCAATATCGAGGGGCGCCCGCCGCTCTCGCTGACGCTTTCCGGTTCCGGGCCGATCGACAATCTGGACCTGGCGATGGAACTCGCCGCGGCCGGCGAGCCGGCCCTTTCGGGCACGGCGCGTTTCCGCCAGAGGCAGGAGGGGATCGGCTTCACCGTGGATGTGGGCGGCCCCATCGCGCGGCTGATCCCGGCCCGCTTCCGTGGCTTTTTCGGCGAAGAGACCAGCCTGCAGGCGGCGGGCGTGGCGAAAAGCGGCGGCGGCCTGCTGCTCGACAATTTGAGCCTTTCCAGCGCGGCTCTGTCTCTCGAGGCGAGCGCGGAAACGTCTTCGGACGGCTTCCTGACCGCTCTCTCCCTCGACGCGGACATTTCCGAGGCGGCGGGCGGCCAGGTGCTTCTGCCCGTGAGCGGCGGCGAGACCTCGGTGCGCAGCGCCCAACTCACCGCGCAATACGGCGAAGCCGGCGGAGAGACGTGGAACGCCTCGCTCGACGTGGAGAACCTGCAGACCGGCAGCTTCGCCGCCGGGAACGCGACCCTGACGATGGGCGGCATCGCGGCCAATCTTTCCATGCCCGACCAGCGCCGCATCACCTATGAAGTCGACGGCGCCGTGACGGACATCACCGCGGAGCGGGCCGATGTCGCCCAGGCGCTGGGCGAGTCGCTCCGCTTCACCGCCAACGGCGGCTGGGAAGCGGGTGAGCCGCTCGCCATCGACAACGCGGAGCTTGTCGGAAACGATCTTGCGGCAACCCTGTCCGGCACCGTCCGCGACTATGCCTTCCGCGGCGATATCGGCCTCAGGGCAGCGAACATCGCGCCCTTTTCCGGGCTGGCGCAGCGCGAACTCGGCGGTAGCGTGGACCTCACCGCCAATGGCGAGGTGAGGCCGATCAGCGGCGCCTTCGACCTCACGCTCGATGGCACGGCGCAGGACCTCAGCCTCGGGATCGAGGCACTGGACCCGCTGCTTGCCGGCACGACCCGGTTGACGGGCGGGGTAGCGCGCACGACTGAGGGCTTCTCGGCCGACGATTTCCGCATCGCCAGCGACCAGATGCAGTTCACGGCCGGCGGCATGTTCTCCAGCGAGGCGGCCGATTTCCGCTTCGACACCGCCATCGAGGATCTGTCGCTCGTCACCGACCGCGCCGAGGGACGGCTGACGGCGAACGGCCGCGCCTTCGGCAGCGCCGGCGATCTGAGCCTGTCCCTGCTGGCACAGGTGCCGAATGGCAGCGTCCTGGAGAAGCAGCTCAACGACGCCCGCGTCAGCTTCGACGGCACGCTGCAGGACGAAAGACTGACGGGGCGTGTCTCGGGCGAGGCGTTCATCGAGGGCGCGCGGGCGGACCTGCAGGCCGAGATCGCCGTCGCGGACGGCGAAAGGCGGGTGAGCGATCTGGAATTCTCCACGCAGGGCGTCCGTCTCACGGGCGGGATCGCCTCGGACCGCGACGGGCTTCTGACCGGTGACATCACCCTCGACGCATCCGACATTTCAACCGCCGCGGCGCTGTTCCTGGTCGAGGCCCAAGGCGCAGTGAACGCCCGGCTTTCGCTGGAGCCCCGCGAGGACGAACAGCATGCGAGCCTGAACGCCACCGCTTCCGGCCTTTCGACCGATCAATTCTCGCTGGAAAGCGGCGAGGCGCGGGCGGAGGTCGACGACCTGTTCGGCGTGCCGGCGGTCGAGGGCACCCTGCAGGCAAGCGGCGTGAGCGCGGCCGGCATCGAGGTGGCGACGCTTGCCGCACGCGCGCAGACGCAGGGCGAAGCGACCTCCTTCTCGGGGGAAGCGACGCTGAGGAACCGCACCGACATCGTCACGCGCGGCTCGCTCGCCCCGCAGGAGGGCGGCGGCTATTCCCTCACACTGGAGGAAGCGTCCCTCACCCAGGCGGGCGTTTCGGCGCGGCTTTTACAGCCCGCGACGATTTCGGTGCGCGGCGACACGATCGATTTCGAGCCGGTGCGGCTCGACGTGGGCGGCGGGCAGATCACCGCCGAGGGAGAAATCGGCCAGACATTGGACGTGACGGCGGAGTTGCAGCGCGTTCCCCTTTCGATCGCCAACACGATCCGGCCAGACCTCGCCCTGGGCGGGGTGCTGGACGGGCAGGCGAGGATAACCGGCACGCGGCAGACGCCGCAGGCGAATTTCAGCCTCACCGGCCGTGACATCACTGCCACGGCCCTGCGGGAGGCGGGGATCGCCTCGCTCGCCGTCGAAGCGACCGGCGTGACGCGCGGCGAGACGCTGAATGTCGATGCCCGCGTGACGAGCCCCGGCGGCCTCAGCGCCACGGTTCAAGGCGACATACCTCTTGGCCAGGGGCAGATGGATGTCACCGTCGACCTCGGGTCCTTCCCGCTTTCCCTTCTGAACGCGCGCGTTCCGGGCCAGGATCTCGGCGGCACGCTCACGGGCTCGGCCCGCGTGACCGGCACACCGGCCGATTCGGCAGTGACGTTCACGGCGCAAGCCACGGGCCTCACCGCCAGCGCACTCGCTTCCGTCGGTGCCGGGCCGCTCAATGTCACCGCGTCCGGAAACTATGCCGGGCGCGCCGTCATGCTGCGCTCCCTGGAGGCCACGGGTCCCTCCGGCCTGTCCGTCACCGCAAGCGGGCAGATCCCGCTGGCCGGCAGCGGTCTGGCGCTGGATATCCGCGGCAGCGCGCCCCTTTCGCTCGCAAACCGGCTCCTCGCCGGTCGCGGCGCGCAGCTTGCCGGCACGGCCGTTGCGGACCTGCGGGTCACCGGCAGCCTAGCCAACCCGGCCGTCTCGGGAAGCCTTTCGACGTCGGGGGCCACCTTCATCGATCCGATGTCGAACCTGCGGCTCACCAACATCAATGTCGATGCCGCGCTGTCGGCCGACACCATCACGATCCGCTCGGCATCCGCGGCCTTCGCCGAGGGTGGCTCCGTCTCGCTCTCGGGAACGGTCTCCACCAGTCCGGCGGCGGGCTTTCCCGCCGATCTGGCGATCCGCCTGAACGAAGCGCGGTATGCCGATGGCGAGATGGTGACCGCCACCGTGAGCGGCAACCTGCGCCTGACGGGACCGGTCACCCGCGACCCGCTGCTATCGGGCACCGTCGAGATCAGCCGGGCCGAGATCCTGGTTCCCGACAGCCTCGGCGGCGGCGCGGCCGCCATCAACGTGCAGCACGTGGCGCCACCGCCGGCGGTGGAAAGGACGCTCGAGCGCGCCCGCGCGGATGACGGCACCCCCATGCCCAGCCAGCGGCCGAGCGTCATGCGCCTCGACGTGACCGTCAACGCCCCTGCCCGCATCTTCGTGCGCGGCCGGGGGCTCGACGCGGAGCTCGGCGGTTCGGTGACGGTCACCGGGCCGGTGACCTCCGTCCAGCCGGTCGGCGCCTTCCGCCTGATCCGCGGGCGCCTGTCCATTCTCGGCCAGCGCATCACGTTCGACGAGGGCACGGTGAGCCTTGTCGGCGACCTCGATCCGTTCCTCGACTTCATCGCCCGGTCGGAGGGCACCGACATCACGGTCTTCATCACCGTCCGCGGCCGGGTTTCGGATCTCGCGATCAATTTCTCCTCCCAGCCCGAGCTTCCGGAGGACGAGGTGCTCGCGCGGCTGATCTTCAACCGCGGCGTCGAGGAGCTGTCGCCGCTTCAGCTGGCGCAGCTTGCAGCGGCAGCCGCCGAGCTTGCCGGCGGCGACACCTCTCTGCTCGGCTCGCTCAGGAATGCGACGGGGCTCGACGAGCTCGACATCATCACGAATGAGGAGGGCAATGCCGCCGTGCGCGCCGGGCGCTATATTCAGGAAAACGTCTATCTCGGCGTCGAGGCCGGTGCCGGCGGGACGACGCGCGGCACCATCAATCTCGACATCACCGACAATCTGAAGGTGCGCGGCGGCGTGGGATCTGGAGGAGAGTCCGATCTCGGCATCTTCTATGAGAGAGATTACTGA
- a CDS encoding autotransporter assembly complex family protein, which translates to MPAPAAALEIFGLRLFERDRPEEEVIGTPQPYTVDFVVAGGDADIERTLQRASQLWGDREEPASGAAGLIAKARGDYRRLLNALYAQARYGGTISITIDGREAASLLPDAELASPAAVRVAIDPGPLFHFAEAEVVNQAPPATNRRDVVESPAHAGFRPGEPARSGVIIEAGRLAEEAWRHQGYAKAEVIERRVIAAHTTNTIDAELTVEPGRHAVFGPVTVTGTERMDAAFVARQTGIEPGVEYDPDEIQEARDNLSRLDVFRSARIQEAETIGPDGSLPIQVIVQERLPRRFGVGGSYSTVDGLGLDAFWLHRNLFGRAERLRIEGKVAGIGETIDPADLTYRAGVTFTKPGIYTPRTDFVASLIGDREVLDIYTRTGVTAQAGFTHRFTDRITGRLFASGGYAEFEDDFGTRDFVTAGFLGGIAYDSRDNPADATEGVFAELVVEPFYEFNYGNAAARVTAEGRAYYGFDEENRFVVAGRLKLGAIVDPPLEETAPDKLFFAGGGGSVRGYAYRSIGVETPEGTAGGRSLIEGSAELRVRVTPTIGLVGFVDAGYVSENAVPDFSEDLRIGVGAGLRYLTGFGPIRLDVAVPLDPREEDPDVAFYVGIGQAF; encoded by the coding sequence ATGCCGGCGCCGGCCGCTGCGCTGGAGATCTTCGGGCTGCGCCTTTTCGAGCGCGACAGGCCCGAGGAGGAGGTGATCGGCACACCGCAGCCCTACACGGTGGATTTTGTGGTGGCGGGCGGCGATGCGGATATCGAGCGCACGCTGCAGCGCGCTTCCCAGCTCTGGGGTGACCGTGAGGAGCCCGCTTCGGGAGCCGCCGGCCTCATCGCCAAGGCGCGCGGTGACTATCGGCGCCTGCTCAACGCCCTTTACGCGCAGGCGCGTTACGGAGGCACGATCTCCATCACCATCGACGGGCGCGAGGCAGCAAGCCTGCTTCCCGACGCGGAACTGGCGAGCCCGGCCGCGGTGCGCGTCGCGATCGATCCCGGCCCTCTTTTCCACTTCGCGGAAGCCGAAGTCGTCAATCAGGCGCCGCCGGCCACGAACCGCCGCGACGTGGTGGAAAGCCCGGCGCATGCGGGCTTCCGCCCCGGCGAACCGGCGCGCAGCGGTGTCATCATCGAGGCCGGCCGGCTTGCCGAGGAGGCGTGGCGGCACCAGGGCTATGCCAAGGCGGAGGTGATCGAACGGCGCGTGATCGCCGCCCACACCACGAACACGATCGATGCGGAGCTGACCGTGGAGCCGGGGCGCCACGCGGTGTTCGGACCGGTCACCGTTACCGGCACCGAGCGCATGGACGCGGCCTTCGTCGCCCGTCAGACCGGGATCGAGCCGGGTGTGGAGTACGATCCCGACGAGATTCAGGAGGCGCGCGACAACCTTTCGAGGCTGGACGTCTTCCGCTCGGCCCGCATCCAGGAGGCCGAGACGATCGGCCCCGACGGAAGCCTGCCCATCCAGGTGATCGTGCAGGAGCGCCTGCCGCGGCGCTTCGGGGTCGGGGGGTCCTATTCGACCGTCGACGGGCTGGGGCTCGACGCCTTCTGGCTGCACCGCAATCTGTTCGGCCGCGCCGAGCGTCTGCGCATCGAAGGCAAGGTGGCGGGCATCGGGGAAACGATCGATCCCGCGGACCTCACCTATCGCGCAGGCGTGACCTTCACGAAGCCCGGCATCTATACGCCGCGGACCGACTTCGTGGCATCGCTCATCGGCGACCGCGAAGTGCTGGATATCTACACAAGGACGGGCGTGACGGCACAGGCGGGCTTCACTCACCGCTTCACCGACCGCATCACGGGCCGGCTTTTCGCCAGTGGAGGCTATGCCGAATTCGAGGACGATTTCGGCACCCGTGACTTCGTCACCGCCGGCTTCCTGGGTGGAATCGCCTATGATTCCCGTGACAATCCCGCCGATGCCACCGAGGGCGTCTTCGCCGAGCTGGTCGTGGAACCTTTCTACGAGTTCAACTACGGCAATGCCGCCGCGCGGGTCACGGCCGAGGGCAGGGCCTATTACGGCTTCGACGAGGAGAACCGTTTCGTGGTCGCCGGGCGCCTGAAGCTCGGAGCCATCGTCGACCCGCCCCTGGAGGAGACAGCTCCCGACAAGCTGTTCTTCGCCGGCGGAGGGGGCTCGGTGCGCGGCTACGCCTATCGCAGCATCGGCGTGGAAACGCCGGAAGGCACGGCGGGCGGACGCTCGCTCATCGAAGGCTCGGCGGAGTTGCGCGTGCGCGTCACCCCGACGATCGGCCTCGTCGGCTTTGTGGACGCGGGCTATGTGAGCGAAAATGCGGTGCCCGATTTCTCGGAAGACTTGCGGATCGGCGTGGGCGCGGGGCTGCGCTATCTTACCGGCTTCGGCCCGATCCGGCTCGACGTGGCCGTGCCGCTCGACCCGCGCGAGGAGGATCCGGACGTGGCCTTCTATGTCGGCATAGGACAGGCATTCTGA
- a CDS encoding acetyl-CoA C-acetyltransferase, whose protein sequence is MPEPAKKTIKPTPRRGTGRRPSSAATPRSRPPAQGARRPVYLVDGARTPFLRARGKPGPFTPVDLAVQCGRPLLDRLPFAPEAFDLVILGCVNVIADEMNPARVAALRLGMGEAMRAFTVQINCGSGMQSIDTGFRLIEGGEADLILAGGAEALSHAPLVLSQKAAGWFARFATAKTAWDRAAALGAFRPDMVRPVIGLERGLTDPVTDLSMGQTAEIIGHAFGITREAADAYALESHQRLARAQTEGFLKGEVIASVARDGTLYDHDDGVRPDTSMEKLAKLKPAFERPHGKVTPGNSSQITDGASWVVIASEEAVRKHGLEPMARIVDSEWAALDPSVMGLGPTICSTELLQRRGLARKDIDLWEINEAFAAQILACLAAWQDEEYCREVLGLEAPFGALDRDRLNVDGGAISLGHPVGSSGNRIVLHLANAMRRLGLKRGIATECIGGGQGGAMLLEVE, encoded by the coding sequence ATGCCTGAACCAGCCAAGAAGACCATAAAGCCGACCCCGCGGCGCGGCACCGGCCGTCGGCCGTCCTCCGCGGCCACTCCGCGCAGCCGCCCGCCGGCGCAGGGCGCGAGGAGACCGGTCTACCTCGTGGACGGCGCGCGTACGCCCTTCCTGCGGGCGAGGGGGAAGCCCGGTCCGTTCACGCCTGTGGACCTTGCCGTGCAATGCGGCCGGCCGCTTCTCGACCGGCTGCCCTTCGCGCCCGAGGCGTTCGACCTCGTCATCCTCGGCTGCGTCAATGTGATCGCCGACGAGATGAACCCGGCACGGGTGGCGGCTCTCCGGCTCGGCATGGGCGAGGCCATGCGCGCTTTCACCGTGCAGATCAATTGCGGCTCGGGCATGCAGTCGATCGATACGGGCTTCCGCCTGATCGAGGGAGGCGAGGCCGACCTGATCCTGGCCGGCGGGGCGGAGGCACTCTCGCACGCGCCGCTCGTGCTGTCGCAAAAGGCCGCCGGATGGTTCGCCCGGTTCGCCACGGCGAAGACCGCCTGGGACCGGGCGGCCGCGCTCGGCGCGTTCCGCCCGGATATGGTCAGGCCCGTGATCGGCCTCGAACGCGGGCTCACCGATCCGGTGACGGATCTCAGCATGGGACAGACCGCCGAGATCATCGGCCACGCCTTCGGCATCACCCGCGAGGCGGCCGACGCCTATGCGCTGGAAAGCCATCAAAGGCTCGCGCGCGCCCAGACGGAAGGATTCCTCAAGGGCGAGGTCATCGCCTCCGTTGCGCGCGACGGCACGCTTTACGACCATGACGACGGCGTGCGGCCCGATACCTCCATGGAGAAGCTCGCCAAGCTCAAGCCCGCTTTCGAGCGCCCGCACGGGAAGGTGACGCCTGGCAACTCCTCGCAGATCACCGACGGCGCGAGCTGGGTCGTGATCGCCTCGGAGGAAGCCGTCAGGAAGCACGGGCTCGAGCCGATGGCGCGCATCGTCGACAGCGAGTGGGCCGCGCTTGATCCCTCTGTCATGGGGCTCGGTCCCACGATCTGCTCGACGGAACTCTTGCAGCGCCGCGGGCTGGCGCGGAAGGACATCGATCTCTGGGAGATCAACGAGGCCTTTGCGGCGCAGATCCTGGCCTGCCTCGCCGCGTGGCAGGACGAGGAGTATTGCCGCGAGGTGCTCGGGCTCGAGGCGCCTTTCGGCGCGCTCGACCGTGACCGCCTCAATGTCGACGGCGGGGCGATCAGCCTGGGGCACCCGGTGGGTTCCAGCGGCAACCGCATCGTGCTCCACCTCGCCAACGCCATGCGCCGGCTCGGCCTGAAGCGCGGCATCGCCACCGAATGCATCGGCGGCGGGCAGGGCGGCGCCATGCTTCTGGAGGTGGAGTGA